Proteins encoded within one genomic window of Anomalospiza imberbis isolate Cuckoo-Finch-1a 21T00152 unplaced genomic scaffold, ASM3175350v1 scaffold_69, whole genome shotgun sequence:
- the LOC137467591 gene encoding LOW QUALITY PROTEIN: class II histocompatibility antigen, B-L beta chain-like (The sequence of the model RefSeq protein was modified relative to this genomic sequence to represent the inferred CDS: inserted 1 base in 1 codon), protein AMGRVAAAGAVLVALVVLGAPPAAGAELSGERGGAGGGVFQYVGKSECHFMNGTEKVRYLSRFIYNREQYAMCDCDVGHFLGFTPYGETAARYWNSDPDVMEQKRAAADWLCRYNHEYLSPFLTEHEVPPSASISLVPSSSKPGXCSVMDFYPAHTQLRWFQGQQELSVEATDMVPNKDWTYQLLVLLETPPWPRLTCSCQVEHVSLEHPLSWHWEMSPDTARSNMPTGIGDTELGFVFLALRLDFYLLKKLRGVPESS, encoded by the exons gccatggggcgagtggcggcagctggggccgtactggtggcactggtggtgctgggagcccccccggctgcgggcgcggagctctcgggagagcgggggggggcgggaggcg gggtgtTCCAGTACGTGGGAAAGTCCGAGTGTCACTTCATGAACGGCACGGAGAAGGTGAGGTACCTGAGCAGGTTCATCTACAATCGGGAGCAGTACGCGATGTGCGACTGCGACGTGGGGCACTTTTTGGGGTTCACCCCCTATggggagacagcagccaggtatTGGAACAGCGACCCAGACGTTATGGAGCAAAAAAGGGCTGCGGCGGACTGGCTGTGCCGGTACAACCACGAGTATCTCAGCCCGTTCCTCACGGAGCACGAAG tgcctcccagcgCATCCATCTCGCTGGTGCCCTCGAGCTCCaagcccg gctgctccgtgatggatttctaccctgcccacacccagctgaggtggttccagggccagcaggagctctctgtggaGGCCACCGACATGGTCCCCAACAAGGACTGGACctaccagctcctggtgctgctggaaacacccccctggcccaggctcacctgcagctgccaggtggagcatgtcagcctggagcaccccctgagctggcactggg AGATGTCGCCGGACACCGCCCGCAGCAATATGCCAACGGGGATTGGGGACACAGAGTTGGGCTTCGTCTTCCTGGCGCTGCGGCTCGACTTCTACCTGCTCAAGAAGCTCAGGGGGGTCCCAGAG agctcctga